In Hevea brasiliensis isolate MT/VB/25A 57/8 chromosome 13, ASM3005281v1, whole genome shotgun sequence, a single genomic region encodes these proteins:
- the LOC110635370 gene encoding pentatricopeptide repeat-containing protein At4g20770 codes for MERKTTLYIANLLQSCIDKKNHLSGKLLHAHIYRIGLSADTFLLNRVIELYFKCNNTGYAHNLFDKMPQKNIYSWNAVLTQYCKAGNLENAQKLFAEMPERNTVSWNNLISALVRGRLEREALYVCNKMIWEGFVPTHFTLASVLSACGTLLDVECGRRCHNLAVKIGLEKNVYVINALLCVYAKCGLVRDAFQLFEDMQEPNEVTFTTMMGAFAQTDRVVEALEMFSLMYRQGIQIDSVSLSCVLGVCTRGACGESGFYDGSLCSALGKLVHGLIIKLGFQSDLHLCNSLLDMHAKNGDMDSADEVFANLPEVSVVSWNIMIAGYGQKCNSEKAVEYLQKMRSCGFEPDEVTYINMLAACVKSGDMEIGRQMFDCMACPSISSWNAILSGYIQVGNHKEAIKLFREMQFRYVKPDRTTLAIILSSCAGMELLEAGKQVHAASQKAAFHNDLYVASGLIAMYSKCGKMDMAKFVFEKMPELDIVCWNSIIAGFSLNALDKEALTLFQQMRQNGMSPTQFSYATILSCCARLSSLFQGRLVHAQMAKEGFMDDVYVGSALIDMYCKCGEVDEARQFFDMMPDKNTVTWNEMIHGYAQTGRGCEAVNLYRSMIRSGEKPDGITFVAVLTACSHSGLVDTAVEIFDSIQRDHGLEPILDHYTCIIDALARGGQFREAEMLMDKMPYKDDPIVWEVLLSSCRLHSNVRLAKKAAEELIRLDPQNSSPYVLLANIYTSLGRWDDVRAVRGLMSDKEVVKGPGYSWIEHKREIDSIMVEDNLKLV; via the coding sequence atggaaagaaaaacCACTCTCTACATAGCAAATCTCTTGCAATCTTGCATAGACAAGAAAAACCATTTATCTGGAAAGCTCCTCCATGCTCATATTTACCGTATTGGCCTCTCCGCAGACACCTTCCTCTTAAACCGCGTCATTGAGCTTTACTTCAAATGCAACAACACGGGTTATGCTCACAATTTGTTCGATAAAATGCCCCAAAAGAACATTTATTCTTGGAATGCAGTCTTAACTCAGTATTGTAAAGCAGGAAATCTAGAAAATGCACAGAAATTGTTTGCTGAGATGCCTGAGAGAAACACCGTGTCATGGAATAATTTGATTAGTGCGTTAGTGCGTGGCCGGTTAGAGCGAGAGGCATTGTATGTTTGCAATAAAATGATTTGGGAAGGTTTTGTGCCTACCCATTTCACATTGGCTAGTGTTTTGAGCGCATGCGGCACACTGTTAGATGTAGAGTGTGGAAGGAGATGCCATAATCTTGCTGTTAAAATTGGACTTGAAAAGAATGTGTATGTGATTAATGCTTTGTTGTGTGTGTATGCTAAGTGCGGGCTTGTTAGAGATGCATTTCAACTTTTTGAAGATATGCAGGAACCTAATGAAGTTACTTTTACAACAATGATGGGTGCGTTTGCACAGACAGATAGGGTTGTAGAAGCATTGGAAATGTTTAGTTTGATGTATAGACAAGGTATTCAAATTGATAGCGTCTCACTGTCCTGTGTTTTGGGTGTTTGCACCAGAGGAGCATGTGGAGAATCTGGTTTTTATGATGGCTCTCTGTGTAGTGCGCTTGGGAAACTAGTACATGGACTTATAATCAAACTTGGGTTTCAAAGTGATCTACACTTGTGTAATTCATTACTTGATATGCATGCAAAGAATGGTGATATGGATAGTGCTGACGAGGTTTTTGCTAATTTGCCTGAAGTTAGTGTCGTCTCTTGGAATATCATGATAGCTGGCTATGGCCAGAAATGCAATAGTGAGAAAGCTGTGGAGTATCTGCAAAAAATGCGATCTTGTGGGTTTGAACCAGATGAGGTCACTTATATTAATATGCTCGCAGCATGTGTAAAGTCTGGAGATATGGAGATTGGGCGTCAAATGTTTGATTGCATGGCATGCCCAAGCATAAGTTCATGGAATGCCATCCTATCTGGCTATATCCAGGTTGGAAATCACAAGGAAGCAATAAAATTGTTCAGAGAAATGCAATTCCGATATGTAAAACCTGATCGAACTACTTTAGCTATCATACTTAGTTCATGTGCAGGGATGGAGCTTTTGGAGGCTGGAAAACAGGTCCATGCTGCCTCACAAAAAGCAGCCTTTCATAATGATTTATATGTTGCAAGTGGACTTATTGCTATGTATTCAAAGTGTGGGAAGATGGATATGGCAAaatttgtatttgagaaaatgCCTGAATTGGATATTGTCTGTTGGAATTCTATCATTGCAGGTTTTTCCCTTAATGCTTTAGACAAGGAAGCTTTGACTTTGTTTCAGCAGATGCGACAAAATGGCATGTCTCCTACCCAATTCTCTTATGCTACTATTTTGAGCTGTTGTGCAAGATTATCTTCATTGTTTCAAGGGAGGCTGGTTCATGCTCAGATGGCTAAAGAAGGATTTATGGATGATGTGTATGTGGGCAGTGctcttattgatatgtattgtaaatGTGGTGAGGTGGATGAGGCTCGACAATTTTTCGATATGATGCCTGATAAAAATACTGTTACATGGAATGAGATGATTCACGGGTATGCTCAAACTGGGCGTGGATGTGAGGCTGTTAATCTATATAGAAGCATGATTAGATCAGGTGAGAAACCTGATGGAATAACCTTTGTTGCTGTTTTGACTGCTTGTAGCCATTCAGGATTAGTTGATACAGCAGTTGaaatatttgactcaatacaacgaGACCATGGATTGGAACCAATTTTGGATCATTATACTTGCATCATTGATGCTTTGGCTCGTGGTGGCCAATTTCGTGAAGCAGAAATGCTTATGGATAAAATGCCATATAAAGACGATCCAATTGTGTGGGAGGTTTTGCTTAGTTCTTGTAGACTCCATTCGAATGTGAGGTTAGCGAAAAAAGCAGCAGAGGAACTCATCCGCCTGGACCCCCAAAACTCTTCTCCTTATGTGCTTCTAGCAAATATCTACACTTCCTTGGGAAGATGGGATGATGTAAGGGCTGTCAGAGGGCTGATGAGCGATAAAGAGGTGGTTAAAGGTCCAGGATATAGTTGGATTGAACATAAGAGAGAGATAGATTCAATTATGGTGGAGGACAATCTGAAATTGGTATAG
- the LOC110635374 gene encoding LOW QUALITY PROTEIN: putative leucine-rich repeat receptor-like serine/threonine-protein kinase At2g24130 (The sequence of the model RefSeq protein was modified relative to this genomic sequence to represent the inferred CDS: deleted 1 base in 1 codon), whose product MDNPLITSIKILKCQLLELEKLWEEKEKLTSMASISASSILLLIAVLSLSVSATLVEDLANLKPPPDFNSTIKGNCLHNPSLRYCNYSSAMELVEIFKSTIVASYLCNESKNPNCVESFPKIDLRSRPKIVPLYLSYSFFWKYCPLTILSIDLSNNSLKGSFPADVLSCTQIQALDLSLNALAGDVPVESFTPLSNLTFLNLSFNYFSECKISDSQFFKRFNASSFLHSGLLPSHRNYKIKAIFLLLGFPIFVILIIVCFGWLCFRRPDYLPRLLQRKHKFTPAILKAATGQFSRKNLVAKSEGVSMYKGSLRDGTEVRIEIYWDNISREDHRRFIKECKVLVQLCHKNLVQVFGWCNDRKLRAIVTEWTEGENIEMWLSAGSVPSWKQRLKVLLGVVEGMCYLQEQWPEVGYDLRTRSVMLSDNLEPLISRFKVGVQHSNTKNIYKFGVFLLEIITNRRPQEEFERGEAGFIEYIRMSYPGNLCNVFDSRMQLSENMFDQARHGIALGLMCTDQSTSKYPSLNQILNMIIRVYESCLVTASQSHRRTHRDGDKRHKRALSR is encoded by the exons ATGGATAATCCT TTAATAACTTCCATAAAAATTCTCAAGTGCCAACTGCTTGAACTTGAAAAACTctgggaagaaaaagaaaaacttaCATCCATGGCATCCATTTCTgcaagttccatccttcttttgaTCGCAGTACTTTCACTCTCAGTTTCTGCAACACTAGTTGAGGACCTTGCAAACTTAAAACCCCCTCCAGATTTCAACTCCACAATCAAGGGCAACTGTCTCCACAACCCTTCTCTTAGATACTGCAATTACTCCTCCGCTATGGAACTCGTTGAGATCTTCAAGTCCACCATTGTTGCTAGTTATCTTTGCAATGAATCCAAAAACCCAAATTGTGTTGAATCATTCCCCAAAATAGACCTCAGGAGTCGTCCAAAGATTGTACCATTGTACTTGTCATACAGCTTCTTTTGGAAGTATTGCCCTTTAACCATCCTGTCCATTGATTTGTCCAACAATTCTTTGAAGGGTAGTTTTCCTGCAGATGTCCTGTCTTGTACTCAAATTCAGGCTCTTGATTTAAGTCTTAATGCCCTTGCAGGTGATGTTCCTGTAGAGAGTTTCACTCCTCTTTCCAACCTTACATTTCTCAATCTGTCATTTAACTATTTTTCAGAGTGTAAAATCTCAGATTCTCAGTTCTTCAAACGGTTTAATGCTTCTAGTTTTCTTCATTCTGGTCTACTCCCAAGTCACAGAAACTATAAGATCAAGGCTATATTTCTTTTACTTGGATTTCCCATCTTTGTGATTCTAATCATAGTTTGCTTTGGGTGGCTATGTTTTCGAAGGCCAGATTACTTACCAAGATTGCTACAGAGAAAGCACAAATTCACACCAGCAATACTAAAAGCAGCAACCGGTCAGTTTTCGAGAAAGAATTTGGTGGCGAAGAGTGAAGGAGTGAGTATGTATAAAGGATCACTGCGAGATGGAACTGAGGTCAGGATCGAAATCTACTGGGACAACATTTCCAGGGAAGACCATCGGAGATTCATTAAGGAATGTAAGGTTCTCGTTCAACTATGTCACAAGAATTTAGTTCAAGTGTTTGGATGGTGTAATGACAGAAAACTGAGGGCAATTGTTACAGAATGGACAGAGGGAGAGAATATTGAAATGTGGCTATCTGCAGGGTCAGTTCCTTCATGGAAGCAAAGGTTAAAAGTACTATTGGGAGTTGTGGAGGGCATGTGTTATCTGCAGGAACAATGGCCTGAAGTGGGGTATGATCTCAGAACTAGAAGCGTGATGCTATCTGACAATCTGGAGCCACTCATCTCAAGATTCAAGGTTGGAGTTCAACACAGTAACACCAAAA ACATTTACAAATTTGGAGTATTTCTACTTGAGATAATAACAAACAGGAGACCACAAGAGGAATTCGAAAGGGGTGAAGCTGGTTTTATAGAGTACATCAGAATGAGTTATCCTGGAAATCTGTGCAATGTGTTTGATTCAAGAATGCAATTATCAGAAAATATGTTTGATCAGGCTAGACATGGAATAGCCCTGGGGTTGATGTGCACTGATCAATCAACCAGTAAATACCCTAGCTTGAATCAGATATTAAACATGATAATCAGAGTGTACGAGTCTTGCCTGGTTACAGCATCGCAGAGTCATAGAAGAACTCACCGAGATGGAGACAAAAGACACAAGCGTGCTCTATCTAGATGA